A window of Mycolicibacterium madagascariense genomic DNA:
GTCGTCGTGGTGCCGAACGATCACCTGCTCACCGCCGCCGACGCCGTCACCGCATCCGACCTCGCCGACGAACCGGTACTGGTCCCGCTCGACGACGTCGTGGCATGGACGGCGGGTAGGCAGCTCGAGCACCGCCCCGAGACCACAAGGGACGCAATCGAATTGGTGGCAGCGGGGCTGGGAGTGCTGATCGTGCCCCAGTCGCTGGCTCGGCTGCACCACCGCAAGGATCTGACCCATCGCGCGATCACCGACGCGCCGACGTGTCCCGTGTCCCTCGCCGTCCCGGCGGGACCGCACCCCGAACCGGTCGAAGAATTCATCGGCATCGTGCGCGGTCGCACTCCCAGCTCGTCGCGCGGGCAGGGTGAGCCGGCGCCGAAACGCACGGCACGGGAGAAGACGTTGGCCAAGCAAGCCGCCCGCGCGGCGGCAGGAAAGGTCGCCCGCACACCGGGGCAGGCCAAGCGCGGTCGGCGCTAGTGCCGAGTTTCGCATCATGGTCGTGATGTCGCTGCGCAGAGGATGATTCACGACCGTGGCGTGAAAGCGGAATGTAGCGCCTCATCGGGCATCGTCGACCCAAGACGCGACACCTCCGAATAAATCGGTGGAAATCGGTGGCGCAGTAGCCCACCCTCGACGGCGTGAACGTTCAGTTGTTCGAGACGCCCGACGGCTTCGGCCCCGTCGCGCGCTGGGTCTACCGCCGGGACCCGGTGACGTTCACGACCGAGCTCACCACGCTGCGCACCTCGCCGTGGCCATCGGATCGGCTACTGGTGGCGGCCTACGACGGCGACGGGGTGGTCGGTGCGGCCATGCAGATGGCCGACGGCGTGCTGCTCGTCAACGGCCTGCCGCCGTCGATGGCGAAGGAGACGGC
This region includes:
- a CDS encoding LysR substrate-binding domain-containing protein — encoded protein: MTPLRLTVGYVPGVTPAKWARTWADRHRDIPLDLSAVAAAEAADALRAGTVDVALLRPSADTSEMALIPLYEETTVVVVPNDHLLTAADAVTASDLADEPVLVPLDDVVAWTAGRQLEHRPETTRDAIELVAAGLGVLIVPQSLARLHHRKDLTHRAITDAPTCPVSLAVPAGPHPEPVEEFIGIVRGRTPSSSRGQGEPAPKRTAREKTLAKQAARAAAGKVARTPGQAKRGRR